The following proteins are encoded in a genomic region of Corythoichthys intestinalis isolate RoL2023-P3 chromosome 5, ASM3026506v1, whole genome shotgun sequence:
- the fam113 gene encoding PC-esterase domain-containing protein 1A, producing the protein MEEIKCVSHQHASQLFHNKFIVVLGDSIQRSVYKDLVLLLQYDRYLRTGQLKSKGEMSFELDLLVEGGCLSPMHNGINYREVRQYQSDHHMVRFYFVTRIYSDYMKSVLQDFRLGLKPDLVIVNSCVWDISRYNLEWLSTYRENLNTFFEELHEILPEESLVIWNLTMPLGEKIKGGFLAPEISYKASHLRHDVIEANFYSGTLAAAYNLDVLDLHFHFRFSLQHRASDGIHWNALAHRRISTLLSLHAADAWGVELPLTARENLAVAHQLPVPERDPSRVAEKPKRITWSPRHDVLNFEANAQPPSWHWDAASQAPYFNPYPHPNGMNFSPHPPYRGFMVNFDAKAPPYRHKDAVFHTNVRKNDLLPNGCTSLYPHVVRTRYTRHKYMPYTHHRPYQHY; encoded by the exons ATG GAGGAAATTAAGTGCGTGAGCCACCAGCACGCCAGCCAATTGTTCCACAACAAATTCATTGTGGTTCTGGGTGACTCTA TTCAGCGGTCTGTCTACAAAGACCTTGTCTTGCTCCTACAGTATGATCGATACCTTCGTACAGGACAGCTTAAATCAAAG GGTGAGATGAGCTTTGAACTGGACCTTCTAGTGGAAGGTGGTTGCCTCAGCCCAATGCACAATGGGATAAATTACCGCGAGGTCCGGCAGTACCAGTCTGACCACCACATGGTCCGCTTCTACTTTGTGACACGCATATACTCTGACTACATGAAAAGTGTCCTGCAGGACTTCCGCCTTGGGTTGAAACCAGATCTAGTCATAGTCAACTCCTGTGTTTGGGACATTTCAAG GTACAATTTAGAATGGCTGAGTACATACAGGGAAAACCTCAATACATTCTTTGAAGAACTCCATGAGATCCTTCCAGAGGAAAGCTTGGTCATTTGGAACCTCACCATGCCCCTGGGAGAGAAAATCAAAGGGGGGTTCCTGGCTCCTGAG ATTTCCTACAAGGCTTCCCATCTACGTCACGATGTGATCGAAGCCAACTTCTACAGTGGAACCCTTGCCGCCGCTTACAATCTGGATGTCCTGGACCTCCACTTCCACTTCCGCTTCTCCTTACAGCATCGCGCCAGTGACGGCATCCACTGGAACGCCTTGGCCCATCGCCGGATAAGCACGCTGCTGTCGCTGCACGCCGCAGATGCCTGGGGTGTGGAGCTGCCACTTACTGCTCGCG AGAATTTAGCTGTCGCTCATCAGCTGCCAGTCCCGGAAAGAGATCCCAGTCGTGTTG CAGAGAAGCCTAAAAGAATCACCTGGTCTCCTCGCCATGATGTATTAAACTTTGAAGCGAATGcacagccgccatcttggcACTGGGATGCTGCTTCCCAGGCACCTTACTTTAATCCTTACCCACACCCCAATG GAATGAACTTTTCTCCTCATCCTCCCTATCGTGGCTTCATGGTAAACTTTGATGCTAAAGCACCACCTTATCGGCACAAAGATGCTGTGTTTCACACAAATGTCCGGAAGAATGACCTGCTTCCAAATG gttgtACCTCGCTGTACCCACACGTGGTTAGGACAAGGTATACCAGACACAAGTACATGCCATATACTCATCACAGGCCCTATCAGCATTACTAA